One window of the Candidatus Jettenia sp. genome contains the following:
- a CDS encoding D-sedoheptulose 7-phosphate isomerase, with protein sequence MDDIGIQLQESIDTKKALLSTDLNVIRNIADVIIKTFKNNHRIYLIGNGGSAADAQHIAGELVGRFKINRRPLPAVALTTDSSVMTSIANDFGYDTCFTRQVEALITQGDILLAFSTSGNSKGIVNAVKIARTLGAITIGFTGESGGLLKDIADICLKIPSNNTPRIQECHITVGHILCSIVEKELFRQ encoded by the coding sequence ATGGATGATATTGGAATACAGCTACAAGAGAGTATAGATACGAAAAAGGCATTATTATCAACGGATCTTAACGTAATTAGGAATATAGCTGATGTTATTATTAAGACATTCAAAAATAATCATCGTATCTATTTAATTGGTAATGGCGGAAGTGCAGCAGATGCCCAGCATATTGCAGGGGAGCTCGTGGGTAGATTCAAGATAAACCGGCGACCACTCCCTGCCGTTGCCTTGACAACTGATAGTTCAGTAATGACTTCAATTGCAAACGATTTTGGTTACGATACCTGTTTTACCAGGCAAGTTGAAGCCTTAATTACCCAAGGGGATATTCTTTTGGCTTTTAGTACGAGTGGAAATTCAAAAGGTATTGTGAATGCGGTTAAGATTGCAAGAACTCTCGGTGCGATTACTATCGGATTTACCGGAGAGAGCGGTGGCCTCTTAAAAGATATTGCTGATATTTGTTTAAAAATTCCCTCAAACAATACACCCCGGATACAAGAATGCCATATTACTGTTGGGCATATTCTGTGTTCCATTGTTGAGAAAGAACTTTTCAGGCAATAA
- a CDS encoding response regulator — protein MDRGIKILVVDDDKDYNLYLTKFLSDEGYITKGITKPMDTLPALEQERFHIVILDLKMPQISGTELLKEIKSKHSNICVIILTGYPSFKTAVETMKLDAFDYLKKPFDLNDLRKALNNAQKTYCLIGSSKDKLKSSVGKKLKSIRKSKKITQKQLADRTGLSPSLLSQIENGQIAASLMTLDKLSSSLNIKISYFLDEEADDTVIKNNQDSKVL, from the coding sequence ATGGATAGAGGAATAAAGATATTAGTTGTAGATGACGATAAAGACTATAACTTATATTTAACTAAATTCCTGTCTGACGAAGGATACATCACGAAAGGTATAACAAAACCGATGGATACCTTACCAGCCTTAGAGCAGGAAAGGTTCCATATTGTTATATTAGATTTGAAGATGCCACAAATAAGTGGTACGGAATTACTGAAAGAGATTAAATCGAAACACAGTAATATTTGTGTTATTATCCTGACAGGATATCCTTCTTTTAAGACTGCGGTTGAGACTATGAAACTCGATGCATTTGACTATTTAAAGAAGCCATTCGATTTAAACGATTTACGAAAAGCACTCAATAATGCACAAAAGACATATTGCCTTATTGGTAGCTCAAAAGATAAGCTCAAAAGTTCTGTAGGGAAAAAGCTTAAATCTATAAGAAAAAGTAAAAAAATTACTCAGAAGCAATTGGCAGATCGCACAGGTTTGTCGCCGAGTCTGTTATCTCAGATTGAAAATGGGCAAATAGCAGCCTCCCTTATGACCCTTGATAAGTTATCCTCTTCTCTCAATATCAAAATATCTTACTTCCTGGATGAAGAAGCTGATGATACGGTAATAAAGAATAACCAGGATAGCAAAGTTTTATAG
- a CDS encoding bifunctional ADP-heptose synthase, producing the protein MDNLLNIISNLGSPKILVIGDLMLDKYVWGEVRRISQEAPIPVINVSSEDIRAGGAGSVVSNLQTLGAEVFACGIIGNDTHGNILLDIFKNMGVHTTGIIIDKSRPTTLKTRFMGHLQTAGKGVQQLLRVDYEKVHTITAEIETQLNAYVNKTIQICDIVLVSDMNKGLLSHSFLQTIVKLCNKYRKIVIADPKLVSDYACYGGFTAITPNRNETELATGIKIIDKDNLNQAAEKLLSSLSLEYCVITLDKDGMFLYHKNRGGRVIPTIPRTVFDVTGAGDMVLSIFGMIVGSGYSFEDAAPVANIAAGIEVEKIGATPVSKSEILSELINGRNQLSSKIKDIDVLVSILNEHRKKNDKIVLPMDALIYYISGILNILDLPGNKVTCLW; encoded by the coding sequence ATGGATAATCTGCTCAATATTATCTCAAATCTGGGTTCTCCTAAGATATTAGTTATTGGAGATCTGATGCTCGATAAGTATGTATGGGGTGAGGTAAGGCGTATTTCACAAGAAGCTCCTATACCGGTTATTAATGTTTCTTCGGAAGATATTCGGGCAGGCGGGGCCGGAAGTGTTGTAAGCAATCTTCAAACGTTAGGTGCAGAAGTATTTGCCTGCGGAATTATCGGTAACGATACTCATGGAAATATCCTTTTGGATATTTTTAAGAATATGGGAGTTCATACTACAGGCATTATTATCGATAAAAGCCGGCCAACTACTCTGAAGACACGGTTTATGGGACACTTACAGACAGCCGGTAAGGGAGTGCAACAATTACTACGGGTCGATTATGAGAAGGTTCATACAATAACCGCAGAAATAGAAACGCAATTGAATGCTTATGTAAACAAAACCATACAAATATGTGATATTGTTCTGGTTTCTGATATGAATAAAGGATTACTTTCTCATTCATTTTTGCAAACGATTGTGAAGCTTTGTAATAAATATAGAAAGATTGTGATTGCAGACCCCAAACTTGTAAGCGATTATGCTTGCTACGGAGGTTTTACTGCTATAACTCCGAATAGGAATGAGACTGAGCTTGCTACAGGAATAAAGATTATCGATAAGGATAACCTTAATCAGGCGGCAGAAAAGCTTCTTTCGAGTCTTTCACTGGAATATTGTGTTATTACCCTTGATAAAGATGGTATGTTTTTATACCACAAAAATAGAGGTGGAAGGGTTATACCAACTATTCCGCGTACGGTATTTGATGTAACAGGAGCTGGCGATATGGTGCTCAGTATATTTGGTATGATAGTCGGAAGTGGTTATAGTTTTGAAGACGCTGCTCCAGTTGCAAACATTGCAGCAGGAATAGAGGTGGAAAAGATTGGTGCAACTCCGGTCAGTAAGAGTGAAATTCTAAGTGAACTTATAAACGGAAGAAATCAACTATCGAGCAAAATTAAAGATATTGATGTACTGGTAAGTATTTTGAACGAACATAGGAAGAAAAACGATAAGATTGTTTTACCAATGGATGCTTTGATATATTACATATCGGGCATATTGAATATCTTAGATTTGCCCGGAAACAAGGTGACTTGCTTGTGGTAG
- a CDS encoding HAD family hydrolase, whose product MKKRKAVFLDRDGTIIIHKPYLNSPDQLLLLPNAAQGIRLFNEEGYLVIVITNQSGIARGFFDEKCLELIHKKMIDVLRNEGAMIDNIYYCPHYKEGMIEQYTKDCDCRKPKIGMFLEAARQYHIDFSQSLMIGDSEVDIRAGKNAGCKCVLIKDSKEPQNTTIAVADTDYVVKDLLEAARLFTG is encoded by the coding sequence ATGAAAAAAAGGAAGGCAGTATTTCTCGACCGCGATGGCACTATCATTATCCATAAGCCTTATTTGAATTCTCCTGATCAATTACTATTACTGCCCAATGCTGCACAAGGTATACGGCTCTTTAACGAAGAAGGGTATCTTGTTATTGTTATAACGAATCAATCTGGTATAGCAAGAGGGTTTTTTGATGAAAAATGCCTGGAGCTTATTCATAAAAAAATGATAGATGTTCTGAGAAACGAAGGTGCTATGATCGATAATATTTATTATTGTCCCCATTATAAGGAGGGAATGATAGAACAATACACGAAAGACTGTGATTGTAGAAAACCCAAAATTGGAATGTTTCTTGAAGCTGCAAGGCAATACCACATTGATTTTTCACAATCTCTTATGATAGGTGATTCGGAGGTTGATATACGAGCTGGTAAAAATGCCGGATGCAAATGTGTATTGATAAAAGATAGTAAAGAACCTCAGAATACTACTATTGCTGTAGCAGATACGGATTATGTTGTAAAAGACTTACTAGAGGCTGCAAGGCTTTTTACTGGGTAA